Proteins co-encoded in one Arachis hypogaea cultivar Tifrunner chromosome 11, arahy.Tifrunner.gnm2.J5K5, whole genome shotgun sequence genomic window:
- the LOC112720704 gene encoding probable enoyl-CoA hydratase 2, mitochondrial isoform X2 produces MRGLKHVLELINQDSSTNVAIVTSSVPGVYCTGADLKERKAFIAFEVREYSKALCAIFSFLKIQSVKPGSLFQGYSWKITTSKGGYSLHELLKDRKIILSEIS; encoded by the exons ATGAGAGGGTTAAAACATGTATTAGAGTTAATCAATCAAGATTCTTCCACTAATGTTGCCATCGTCACCAGTTCAGTTCCTGGTGTCTATTGTACTGGTGCCGATTTGAag GAACGCAAGGCGTTTATTGCATTTGAGGTTCGGGAATATTCAAAAGCTCTTTGTGCAATTTTCTCATTTCTAAAG ATACAATCTGTAAAACCTGGATCTCTTTTCCAGGGTTATTCCTGGAAAATCACAACTAGTAAAGGTGGATATAGTCTACATGAGCTATTGAAAGATCGAAAAATTATTCTCAGTG AAATTTCTTGA
- the LOC112720704 gene encoding probable enoyl-CoA hydratase 2, mitochondrial isoform X3, whose amino-acid sequence MRGLKHVLELINQDSSTNVAIVTSSVPGVYCTGADLKERKAFIAFEVREYSKALCAIFSFLKGYSWKITTSKGGYSLHELLKDRKIILSEIS is encoded by the exons ATGAGAGGGTTAAAACATGTATTAGAGTTAATCAATCAAGATTCTTCCACTAATGTTGCCATCGTCACCAGTTCAGTTCCTGGTGTCTATTGTACTGGTGCCGATTTGAag GAACGCAAGGCGTTTATTGCATTTGAGGTTCGGGAATATTCAAAAGCTCTTTGTGCAATTTTCTCATTTCTAAAG GGTTATTCCTGGAAAATCACAACTAGTAAAGGTGGATATAGTCTACATGAGCTATTGAAAGATCGAAAAATTATTCTCAGTG AAATTTCTTGA
- the LOC112720704 gene encoding uncharacterized protein isoform X1, with amino-acid sequence MRGLKHVLELINQDSSTNVAIVTSSVPGVYCTGADLKERKAFIAFEVREYSKALCAIFSFLKKFLEHDFLLEKLSHVASIYVINEESEPSFFIRFFKWDSGKPVMLGNSFQRKLTIVKNRGAALLDVLGIPSGFATRKWFPLTIL; translated from the exons ATGAGAGGGTTAAAACATGTATTAGAGTTAATCAATCAAGATTCTTCCACTAATGTTGCCATCGTCACCAGTTCAGTTCCTGGTGTCTATTGTACTGGTGCCGATTTGAag GAACGCAAGGCGTTTATTGCATTTGAGGTTCGGGAATATTCAAAAGCTCTTTGTGCAATTTTCTCATTTCTAAAG AAATTTCTTGAGCATGACTTTCTCTTAGAGAAGTTATCTCATGTGGCTTCAATATATGTTATCAATGAAGAAAGTGAGCCATCGTTCTTCATTCGCTTCTTTAAATGGGATTCTGGAAAACCTGTA ATGTTGGGAAATTCATTTCAAAGGAAGCTTACAATAGTGAAAAATAGGGGTGCTGCACTTCTAGATGTACTTGGAATTCCATCGGGATTCGCCACAAGAAAGTGGTTTCCTTTGACAATTTTATGA